The Syntrophorhabdaceae bacterium genome has a window encoding:
- a CDS encoding Xaa-Pro peptidase family protein: protein MRYAPKDEIDTRISKLKTLMEKASLDGAFFHYKIDYYYLSGTMQDSLLFVPLNSEPLLFVKREITRARRESPLANVISYRSIKDIPQYLKPMKRVGMQLDVIPYNDVIRFKDLLGDVEFVDCSPLTKELRKRKSPFEIGLMEKAAEISKKVYAKVPEFLREGATEIEVGGHMEAYAKSLGHEGLLRVRSLNYEAYTWHILSGRTGSIVSQSDSPMGGFGLSPAFPVGASFKKIKRNEPILVDFGICYHGYQVDQTRMYAIGAIPDIFARAYDACKEIHDRVLEKVVEGYTSKELFEYSKELGDKLGYGDYFLGYKPHKVRFLGHGIGIELAEFPYIAATHTYPI, encoded by the coding sequence ATGAGATACGCACCGAAGGATGAAATAGATACACGGATCAGCAAATTGAAGACGTTAATGGAGAAGGCCTCTCTGGATGGGGCCTTTTTTCATTACAAAATAGACTATTACTATCTCTCGGGCACGATGCAGGATTCGCTCCTCTTCGTGCCCCTCAACTCTGAGCCGCTCCTTTTCGTCAAGCGCGAGATAACGAGGGCACGCAGAGAGTCGCCTCTCGCGAACGTCATATCCTACCGTTCCATCAAGGATATCCCACAATATCTGAAACCCATGAAGCGCGTGGGGATGCAGCTCGATGTGATCCCGTACAACGACGTGATCAGGTTCAAGGACCTTCTCGGCGATGTCGAATTCGTTGACTGCTCCCCTCTCACCAAGGAACTCCGCAAACGCAAATCCCCTTTCGAGATAGGTCTCATGGAGAAGGCCGCTGAGATCAGCAAGAAGGTCTATGCAAAAGTGCCGGAGTTCCTGCGGGAGGGAGCAACGGAGATCGAGGTTGGCGGTCACATGGAAGCCTATGCGAAGTCGCTGGGTCACGAGGGGCTGCTGAGGGTCCGTTCTCTTAATTACGAGGCCTACACCTGGCATATCCTGAGCGGACGCACAGGCAGCATTGTCAGCCAGTCTGATTCGCCCATGGGCGGCTTTGGCCTCTCACCCGCCTTCCCTGTCGGCGCCAGCTTCAAAAAGATCAAGAGGAACGAGCCGATACTCGTCGATTTCGGGATATGCTATCACGGTTACCAGGTGGACCAGACCAGAATGTACGCCATCGGCGCCATACCGGACATCTTTGCCCGGGCATATGACGCATGTAAGGAAATACACGACCGGGTACTCGAAAAGGTTGTTGAAGGATACACCAGCAAGGAACTTTTCGAATATTCTAAGGAATTGGGAGATAAACTGGGTTACGGGGACTATTTTCTGGGGTACAAGCCGCACAAGGTGAGGTTTCTCGGTCACGGTATCGGTATTGAGCTCGCGGAGTTTCCTTACATAGCCGCCACTCATACCTATCCCATAGA